The Megalobrama amblycephala isolate DHTTF-2021 linkage group LG16, ASM1881202v1, whole genome shotgun sequence genome includes the window acctgtccctaaccttacccatatcccacctcaatagcagcaaaagtgttttgcaattcaatatgaacccaataagtacgctgtacttattttttgatgtaagtacatagtagttaaggccacttaatataaagtgggaccaacatttgttcatcttcagaacacaaatgaagatctttttgatgacaaaatgctgtcagatttcctgaagaggtttgttcttgtgtgttatTCAGGTTAGGTTGAGCTTGTTCGctaatcaatgtttatatgtgaataaaagcctaaattcagtttGTTCATCATAACAAGCGATTCTcaattctcttcagaaaatttggactaaaccgtgcaattcatatggattagttttccaatctcttaataaagtttttgaagcatcaaaatggtagttacaaaggcagtcaatggaaggaaatctgacagcattctgtcatcaaaaatatcttaatttgtgttctgatgatgaacaaaggtcttacgggtttggaacgacatgagggtgagtaattattgacagaattttcattttggggtgaactaaccctttaagaaaatgcatttatttgcttTCCATCTGAGGCCCCGTTTCCACCTGGTGTTTTAAaccatctcttttgtccactttcaaccacttttGTCCAgatttcttcaaggggaggTTCTATGGGCAagtaaatgtatgggttttttcagatcttttgatGCAAAATAAGCTTGCGCAATTTACATATCAACATGCGGAGAGCAGGAGCTTTCCCCTGTCTGCTCTGATAGCTGGAATACCATGCCGAacactgtgagtgtgtgttagaaatcaggaatggtgagaaaACATTGCTCTTGGTAcgttttttgtcttcaaaccaaacgtgggtcttcagctgacaaagtttaaatcttgTCTGGCTAGCACGCTTCCCATAACgtttacgcattaggtcagtcggtggtcttttgtggccgttcgaacacattcgaccacatgaacGTTTACACaacgaaagcaatccggtcaaatgcgttttcgactacctctggaagtggtcgaaagtggacaagctcaaaacgttttagaccctctttacacctgtatttagcggattaaaacaccaggtgtaaacgggtatGTGTCCTCCTCGTCTATGTGATCTGattgaccaaaacgcatcttattCAACACACAGGGCCTAAACTAACTGGATTCAGATGGAAAATGCACAATAACCATGAGATTATCAATTATCAATTGCTTtactcttttatttttaaatctttctTGGTCTCTGCATGGGGATAGACACTCCTGgcacatacacaaaaaaaggtTCAGTAAGTGATTGTTCATTAACCTTCTTTAATGAATCAAACATAACCACAAAAAGATTTATGCAGCCGCATTTCCTTTTTTCTGTACTAATTAACCAACAGACATGAACATTATAGTTTCCTTCATACTGCAAAAAAACCTTTGGTGAAAAGTCATTTGACAAGTTAGGTCAAATTATGCAAACTtagacaaacaaataaatctCAAGTGTAAAACAGCTCTAAATAACACTTGTAAATAACACCAAGTTGCTTCAATGTTTCCCTCCTATGATGCTGAATTGCAGTCAGCCTGTTGTAACAGAATACTTTCAATGTCTTCAACAAGGTGTGAAACTGTTGAATTCAAATTCCTAATGGCATTACTGAAGTATTTTGGCACCTTTCCCACCAACTGAGACACCGTCTGATAGTGGTGTTATCTATCATCAGAACAGAGTACAAAACCTCTACACTCAGATTAACCTCCAAGATGAGAACTGGCTGGTGCAATTAATCCTTATAATGTTCCACAGCAGTCCATAATGTTCTTGTTTAAACTAATGAATCATGGTATCAGTGATGGTAGTGTCATCAGAAAGGATGAATATGCTAcataaaaaaaaccttctggATAGGATCACGGTAGGCCTATATCCTACAAAAGCAGGGTGTGTGGGGAGAGGGGGTGCATTTTAAACCTCAGCCTTTTTTCGCAATACATCacagttttaaatgttttcattttaagaaGATACATTCATATGGGACACAATTTGAAAACATTACAACTGTGTGGAATATGCAAATTGATTTAGTAGGTGGAAAAAATAgcctatatgtatttatatgctATATAAATAGCCAAATTTACTGTATTTCGGAAGTGATTCAATGGATTTAATGGAAATGTTATTATTCCTCAAAAAGTGGAATCTGAATTAACGTAAACACCAAACGAAAAATGGTGTGCCCTGGGGTTCAGAGTTCACCCCCAGTGCACTGCAAGGGGATGCTAAGAGGTCTAAGGAAAATTTcaggaaaataataataataataataataataaaaacttaaaggtgctatacAATTCAGCACCTGTTGTTGAACAGTTATTGAAATGAACTGAACTAACACTGAATGTATACTGTCTTAGAACATTTGAATTCATCTCATATTTGAAAAAAGTTTACATCATTGTTGGATAATTTATACGCTGTAttagatgttaaataaatgactTGACTCCCTGTAAACTAAGCTGACGTAACTGCTAGATGCgcacggtaacactttagtatagggaacacatataaactattaactatgacttttccctcaataaactcctaatttactgcttaacagttgttaaaggtacaatttgtaggacctgccactagagggcgcactaccaaaacaataacaatcgcgTGGTTTGATGACGCTAAGAAGGTGCGTGGAATGATGGGATTTGTCGTCTTCTACCCAACTGCTGACGGCCATCAATCAGACGGAAAGAtaaatcatggatttaacggatgaggtaaagttttataaatgtataaactatggatcagacgcgtcctcgcgcgggtctagagacgcgatgccccgcgtttggcgtgtattccccataatactaatcgtgttgatcgttataatggcatacgttttctgtaaagatacgaatcaaaacaactcacctgtcgagtaaaacacaagcgagatcgccatctctttctaggtgaagtttgtcgcGAAGCTCTCTCTATCTACAAAATGCAACACCGATATTGATCCTTGCTCTTTCTAtcctcttgtcccaaactcttgggtcgtttggttggcccgtacgcttacgtttacgggaactgtccttgtcgacagaactagtggcagatggtaaacagtatttatgttccataaataagtaacacaatccaccataaaacgtgtaagaagtaaataaggaactgcttgaagcaagctagtggtttgctggacgctagacactacttccgcatttgtccacgacactgttgtcatgtggtttctacgtcagtaaaggcggtaacaaagggtaactgacgtcattgacaggcgactgcactgccccgtgtcactgtttagaatgggaaaacattagagatattgttagtaatcagctggacaaaatatataacactagcctcgtggtttttggatattttactgcgaatatcttacaaattgtacctttaagttcaggtattgggtaggattaggaATGTAGAATAAgttcatgcagaataaggcattaatatgtgcttaataactactaataaatagccagtATTCTAGAAATATGCGTGCTAATAAGCAattagttaaaagaccctaaaataaagtgttgccaCAAGCACTAATAGAAGCGCATTCTCATTGGCTTCATGTATTGCCATTCACAAAAGTGAGCATTGCGCAatcacagacaaacacaatcccGTTACATTTGCTATTGAGTGGATAGACGGCAAAACTCCTTTTCATTGCCCAAAAAAATATAACCAGTTTGAACTGAAACCTTGCCCCCACCCAAAATTCACTCCCCGGACTCAGTTCCACCGCATCCCCCAGCCCTTCCCCTATGTAACTGCACACTGTACAGTAATTCCACAGCAGGACTTCTCTTGTATCTAACTGCACTCTTGGTAATTTCTTGTAAAAGTGATACAGTGCTTTACTGCTATGCAACTTTAGTTTTTACAATTGTGCTATAAAAAAAGGCTCAGCTTTACTGTGAGTTTACAGTATTGTAAAACAAAAGTTCCTGTAAACAATATTATACTGTATTTCTCAGTGCATATGTACTATGAAGGTACCCAGCATGCAATGCAGCATGAGTTTTTTGATACTTCTTGGTTTTATCTGTGCTGCTGAacttagttttgttttgttattattttagtttttattgttattatttgttgAGTGTCACCGTTGTTGTGTTTTGTATGTCGAGTATTGATGTCTGTGCATCATTAGTtgatggaagaaaaaaaaaatcttgtctcgtatCAAAGATGTATCTCAGCAGCTGCTTCactattgtgaaatatccaTCTACAAACAATTATGAATTTGAAATAAGATATTGGTAAATCTTCATGatgaaataacattaatatagtTTGACTAAGTTATAATCAGCCAAATAgcttatttaatattcattgttttaacaaatgttttaatttatcaAAGTTCTGACTTGGCTAGATCAAAAATTTGACTATGAATATACACTGTGCAAGATCCCAAACAAATTGAACACTGATCACCATTGTAGTGACTTCAAAACAATTACAGTGGTAAACTACATAATTTCTTACAGTGGCATGGGTAAAAACTTTATCATGTGCACTCACAGCAAAACAAGAGTACATTTCTCACTACATTTATTGtaaagaaaatgagaaaatgtgattttcttATCACTGGAAGTGGCAATGTCAGTTTGTTGGAAAATCCTGCTTAAGATTGGACCTTACTTAGAAGAATAACAATTTTCAGACTCAAAGATAACATGAGTAGAGGTCAGAGAAATGTGTGCTGGAGTCAGTATTGCACTCGGACATCACGTTATGCAGAAGTGGGAGGGACTCCGTTTGAGGAAACAAGAAGCCAAAGTGTGGATAGAGGAAAACTTCCTTGTCCTTTGCTCTCCTGGGGATTTCCAAGTTGGTGCACAGCAGGCACAAAACATGTGCTTCTGCCAACTGTACACACCCTACTGTTTGACTGCAAAACATTCCCTGTTTCTGTAGTTAATGAATACACCATTGCATGACCGTTAAATGATTAAGTCGTGCCATGTTCCGAAGGTAAAAGAGATACGGGAcatttactttaaatgaatgaaagctgATGTCTGAGCATGTTTAAAAACGATATTCAAGCATGAATATAGTTTTCTATCTTTAATTTCTAAAGACTTCTTTGACACTGTAAATGCACTGCTTATAGTTTGGGACTCGTATTTTACATGAGCTGATAATTTTACGATTATCCCAGACCTGTTTACCATTTCATACATCTATATTTTTGAACCCCGTGAGATACCTCTATATTATATGTATGCGATACATTTTCTTTGTTTAATTTTGCATCGTCTGAACTGAAGTTAACGGTGCTGCGTTTTCCTTTCGATTTCATCTTTTGGTGAAAGTGTGTGATAATGAAAGTTCTTGTTctacgatgatgatgatgatgatgatgaaaagTGCAATGCAAGCTGtgattttacttttaaaaaatttaaggCAGCAATAAAATTTAGACAGCTAGACAAttttagtgtttgttataggagcaaaaaaaatgttaacagtTATAAACTATAGCCTAATAAAAGCATTGTTTAATATCAAaactgtttttataaatatatgctGTGTAAACATTTTTCCCCCCTACTTTTCCTGTTGTTGAATGTTGATATGCAAAACAATAGTTGTGCCCTTAGTAGCTACTAAAACTGTTTTGCACGTtttaaaaaaactgtcaaaGCTCCGATGTGCATTTCTAGAGTGAGAAACAGATACTGAACGTTGAAAATCGGGAATAGTTTCCCCATTATTAATACATCTAAACAAGTTTAACAAAAGATTCCagtaaaattatgaaaaatatgtttattgTAGAAAAGataaatgaatattttgtaaattataCTCACACATATTTAGCTCTCTGCAATCAACCTTGTTGCTTAACAAACAACTCTCCAAACCTAAGCCTAATCATGCATTCtatcatttctttttctttgatctaaactaaaatacaacacatgcattcaaaTGCATCAATTATGACACTGAATTTTCGCGCAAAGTGCTTAAAAAATCTGCATTTTATAAGTAACACATCTCTGAGTTTGAGGTATCCCTTCTGAAATAACTGTCGTCGCTATATGAAAACAAACAGTCTGATGAGCCGTAGGGCGCATACTCCGAAGTCGCCATGCCTTCCTGCGCATTGGACCAGTGCGACAGACAAAAACAATGCTGAAGGTTGCAATGCTGATAGTGGTAATTCTCTGGAGAGAAACTGGAGCTCAAATCCATCCGTGTCGGGGAGCTGTAGCACGAGGAAGAAGAAGAGTGGGACTGAGGGGGGGAGTAACTGTTGTAGTCAACTGGACTGGGGAGATTGAAGGAGTCTGAAGGTGACCTCGATACCTGAGGAAACAGATTGCAAAAGCACGAAACacttattaaaaaatacttcACTCGTGATGAAAACATATATTTGACCATTATAACTGTAGTACAGACGAAagcttttatttcaaattaagAAGCACCAAACACGTACCAGGCTAGTACCATAGAGGTCCGTATTTGAAGGCATATATCCATTAGACCACTGCGATGAAGTGGGACACACGAAATTACTGCCGCTGAAAGTCTCAGGTGGCATCATGTGCATCATCTGTTGATGATCATAAGCATTCTCCATCGGGATGTTGGCATTTTCGGTAAAGGGACGTGTCTGGAAATAAGGCTCTGGAGCTTGCATTCCAGAGAAGACATCAAGGTGGGCTGTTGGGAACACAGAAGAAAATGCTGGCTTGAGCACAGGAGAACATTTAAATTAGGCCAGTAAGACTTGGGATGATGTCACGAGACCATCAGCCAACAGCTAAATCACATTTGAATAGTAGTTTATAAATAGGAGATCATTCCAGGGTCTGTAAGGAACACCTATAGATGTAGGTGTCAttgttcttttatttattttttatttttttccttacaATTGTAGATGTAGAGCTGATCCCTGACGGTGGATGAAAATGGTTTCTATTTTGGAGTAAGTTGCATGCAGTCAAGTATACtttgttttgtcttgttctCAGGTTTCCTGATTAAAATTCAAGCTCTTACATGTTAGTAGGGAGAAGGTTTATTATCTTTTGCCTTTTCACTATCGGTTATCGTCGTCCAGTTCATTTGCTATTTTAAACTTACTATTCAAGGTCGTAGAGCAGACATCGCGACCAGCCATGGCTTGTGATTTCTACAGGATGAAATGTAAGACAGAGAGAAGCATTGGGAAAACATTAATCTTTACTTGGAAAACAGCAGAAATCTTACGTTGTAGGACTATTATGTAAAAATTCATGCAGGCCTGAGGGGGCGTGGTGCTTTACATTTGGTCGACTGACCGCGCTTCACTTTACTTTGGCTACCACAAGTCAGTAATGTCTGCTTATGATTTTTAGTGTGTATCCAACACCATTGTTTACCGTTGCGGTTTTCTGTGCCTGCAGGGCTCTGTGCTTCTGCAGTAACTCCTTGACAGTGGTCTTCACACGCACGCCCTGGTATACCTTGGGTTTATCTGCTGAAAAAGAACCCCCATCATTTTTTATTTCGGTTTATTTTCATTCACCACTAGGGTATGCATTGATTTTCAATAGTTTTTTGTCCAAATGTACATTTGTAAATGATTCTGTGCAGAAAAGTATTTTCATGTGAACAGAACATTTTCATTTCCCAAAAGAGAAATTCTAACTTATTGAAATCAGTTTTTACACAAATCCTTATTACAATGGATCTACGTTGTtcaaaaatacacacatttttgaGGGGCTTCAAAGTCAAAGATGTAGTATCTCAacctttcttttttaaaagatttatatgaatacatttttatacaaataaatttttaaaaaatcagtgTGGCGTATCCAATAAGcaatttatgaatttatttgttttaccttgaaaaatgtgttttgatttGGCTGCCAAAATAATGAAGTTGCAAGGAAAGTAGCTATTTTGTCCTTGACATTTTTAGTCATTGAATCcaaatatttgtataaaatattatgcatgtttttccaaaaaatgaatgaaacaaCAGGAATACAGAACACCGGCACATGTAGGCTATACATAGATCTTTAAAAGATTTCTTGGACATCCTTATTTGTCATTGCCCCTCTTGTTTAGCCACACAGTTTTGCACTTTTCCCATTTTCCAGTGGAAAATATAAGATATAAGATAGAGCCTATATATATCAGTAAATACATACAAGAAAAGATATCACTCAAGATTAAAAAACTATGCTCTTCTTCCAAGTTAAGCCTCTATTGGTCTGGGTGCACCAGTGATCCGGCAGTGAATGGGTTAGTTTTCGCATAACAATGGACAGTAGTGAATTTCGAGAAACATGCTCTCCAGCCATCTTTGGCACGGAGCGACAGCTTTAAATTGGAGTTTAAGCAGTTTAGTTTCAGGTAGCCTAGCTGTAAATTAAAACCCGACTAAACTGGAGAGTAGCTTAATCTAATTATTGACTGTTTCACTGGAGAGCAGAAGGCTCGCACGAAGTTGGTTCGCGGGAAGCGAAGTGAAAGCACTGTAAAACGCTGCTTGCGAGGCGAGGAGAATGAGAGGCTTCCTCGGTCGACGCCACTACAAATTACAAACGTAAGTAAAGTATTCTTATAATAGCGAAAGCCGCATACACGCGGACTGAGAATATACAGCGGGAAATAGATGTTAAAGTCAGTGTCCAACAGAAAACCCGATTAGATTTGGTGCAAAGAAGCCAGATTTCTTCACGAGCGCGCTGTCGAATCTAGCGACAATTTCTTGTTTTAAATCACCTAAAAACGTCCAGAGTCCAAGTTAGTTTTTGCGATCCCCTCgccagatgtaaagttatttctTGATATAGTTAATGGGCAGTCCTCTGATCCCTTCCTACATGAGTAAAGCCGCGCCTAATAACTTCCTCCCAATATGAAATGTGTAAAAAATAGATGCAAAAACAGTTGTCCTTCTTTTCTAATTTTTTAATTGGTTGCTCAGCCTTGTGAAGACATAAACAGTGGGACGTCTTCCTGATCCGTGTTAATATAGCTATATAAAATTCTGTCGGAAACTAAGTGATTCCAAACAACGCCACGCCATGGCTGAGTTCATGGAGGCAGTTGAGTTTACAGAGGGCAAAAAGTGCGCTGATGTTAATAAGATAGCAAAAGCGTCCTTCGGCAGTGTTTTGATGTGTTCGTTGACAGCTAAACCTATTctaataaatattcatataaGCTGCTCTGAAGCAAAGTTTGAATTCTGgtcaaaatgttgaaattatgttCATTCATCGTTTACTGTTGGTTATTTCGAAAGTCATTGCATTCAGTTGGACACGCTGGTCGACCTCGTAAAGTCTAAAAcgaaacaataaataaatcttcAGATAAACCCGTTCAGTTTTGCTTGAAGAAAAGCTGAGTAAAAATACAAGGCAGACAGAAAATTCAAGCTAAACTCGAGCTCTAATTAATCACCAGAGATATTGTTCCCTTAAACTGCAAGAAATCccaattaatataaaatatagacTATAGGCTATACATGTAAAAATCACCAATTTGTTTGAATGTAATCCTTTATACTTGTTtgctgttttaaaatattagcaAGGCTGCATCATTTGAAGTATACATTTCCAAGCAAAGTTTACCAAtgtatttattgattttaattaatattttttttttctcaatgttTTTCAGGTTGCTGAAGACAAAACATCTTATacgaaagaaaaaaagaatatttacTTACCAGACATATTGGCCTGAAAAGGAGGAAAACTCTGGAAGAACTACAGTGAAATACCCCAACGTCAGTTCTTTGCT containing:
- the linc.pou2af1 gene encoding colorectal cancer associated 2 isoform X2 — encoded protein: MSDKPKVYQGVRVKTTVKELLQKHRALQAQKTATKSQAMAGRDVCSTTLNTHLDVFSGMQAPEPYFQTRPFTENANIPMENAYDHQQMMHMMPPETFSGSNFVCPTSSQWSNGYMPSNTDLYGTSLVSRSPSDSFNLPSPVDYNSYSPPQSHSSSSSCYSSPTRMDLSSSFSPENYHYQHCNLQHCFCLSHWSNAQEGMATSEYAPYGSSDCLFSYSDDSYFRRDTSNSEMCYL
- the linc.pou2af1 gene encoding colorectal cancer associated 2 isoform X1, whose protein sequence is MSADKPKVYQGVRVKTTVKELLQKHRALQAQKTATKSQAMAGRDVCSTTLNTHLDVFSGMQAPEPYFQTRPFTENANIPMENAYDHQQMMHMMPPETFSGSNFVCPTSSQWSNGYMPSNTDLYGTSLVSRSPSDSFNLPSPVDYNSYSPPQSHSSSSSCYSSPTRMDLSSSFSPENYHYQHCNLQHCFCLSHWSNAQEGMATSEYAPYGSSDCLFSYSDDSYFRRDTSNSEMCYL
- the linc.pou2af1 gene encoding colorectal cancer associated 2 isoform X3 — encoded protein: MAGRDVCSTTLNTHLDVFSGMQAPEPYFQTRPFTENANIPMENAYDHQQMMHMMPPETFSGSNFVCPTSSQWSNGYMPSNTDLYGTSLVSRSPSDSFNLPSPVDYNSYSPPQSHSSSSSCYSSPTRMDLSSSFSPENYHYQHCNLQHCFCLSHWSNAQEGMATSEYAPYGSSDCLFSYSDDSYFRRDTSNSEMCYL